The DNA region CCCATTACGGTATACTTCTCAGAATAAAATTCCTTTCCATCTTTTTGTGCAGGAGCTTCCACAATGGTCACCAAAAGATTATAGTTGTCCAATTTTTCAGCCCTTATATAAAACTCAAGAGCTTTGTAATTGGAAAGATCTAAAATCTTATCCTTATCCTCAAAATTCCACTTAGCAAAGTTAATCCCCATTCCAGCCCACCAACTATTCCATACAAAATCTATTTTTAAACATTTCTTACCAGAATATGCTATACCTTCCATTTCCTCTACCTTGCAACCTTCTGGTGCAATCCAATATCCCAAAGCTGATAGATTAGTATTTTCAGTTTCTCCATCATAAATTACAATCTCTTTCACCGACTGAGAGAAAGATACCGTTAAGAGAAGTAAAGAGATTAAGCTTATTAAAACTACCTTCTTCATGGAAACACCTCCCAAAAAATTTTTTTATCCAACAATCCCTGTTCTCTCCACACTTTCCACAAAGAATCTCTGGGTAAATATATAAAAGATCAACATGGGCAAAATAACCAAAATAGCTCCAGCATACTGAGGAGGAAGTATTAATAAGGGATCAAAAATCTGTGTTCCTCCAGTAATTATTGCTCTAATATTGGCTAAATTAAGAGATAGAGTATATTTATCAAAATCTCCAATAAATACTGAGGGTTCAAAAACATCATTCCAATGCCAAACCAAAGAGAACAAAAAAACTGTCACAATAGCAGGAATAGAGTTGGGTACAAAAATTCTTAGATAAGTTTGAAATGGAGAAGCTCCATCCACATACGCAGCCTCTTCCAATTCCTTTGACATACCCCTAAAGAACTGTCTAAAAATATAAATAAAAAGTCCGCTTCTTAAACCACCTCCTAATATGGTAGGAAGAACTATTGGATAATAAGTATTTAAGAGATTTAAGGTTTCACCTTTAATTAACTTGATTAACCCAAGAATATCAAATCTTTGATAAAAGACATAAAGAGGAATTAGCAATACTTGAGGAGGAACCACTAAAGTGAATAGAATTAATGCAAAAATCAATTCCCTTTCCTTAAACTTGAATCTTGCAAGGCCATAACCAATCATAGAACAAGAAATAACATTAAAGATTGCAGGTAGAATAGAAATTATTAAGCTATTCTTAAAAGCATTTAAATAATTAAGAGACTCAAAAGCTTTCTTGAAATTTTCAAGAGTTGGATGCTTAGGTATCCATACTACTGTGGGATCAATTAAGTCTTCCCTACTTTTAAGAGCAGTACTCAACATAAACAGCACAGGGCGTAGCAATACGTAAGAAAGTCCAATAAAAAGCATAATTTTAAGAAGAGTTATAAACCACTTATATACTTTATTTTTAAATATCAATATAAGTTCTTCTTTTCCATATTTTCTGTATATACTCATGAATTTATATGCCTCCCTTTACTCGTTCATATAAAACACTCTCTTTGAAAGTGCCCACATAATAATTAAGAGAACTATACCAATGATGACAAAATAAAGCCAAGCTATCGCTGCACTATAACCATGATTCAATTGTCTGAAGGCGACTTCAAGGATATATCTTAAAACATCGTTACTATAATCTGTGAAAGAATCAATCACAGTATAAATTACATTTACCAAAATAATTGGAGATATCATAGGTAAAGTAACCTTCCAGAAAGTCTCCCAAGCGGTTGCTCCTTCTACATGAGCA from Dictyoglomus turgidum DSM 6724 includes:
- a CDS encoding carbohydrate ABC transporter permease — encoded protein: MSIYRKYGKEELILIFKNKVYKWFITLLKIMLFIGLSYVLLRPVLFMLSTALKSREDLIDPTVVWIPKHPTLENFKKAFESLNYLNAFKNSLIISILPAIFNVISCSMIGYGLARFKFKERELIFALILFTLVVPPQVLLIPLYVFYQRFDILGLIKLIKGETLNLLNTYYPIVLPTILGGGLRSGLFIYIFRQFFRGMSKELEEAAYVDGASPFQTYLRIFVPNSIPAIVTVFLFSLVWHWNDVFEPSVFIGDFDKYTLSLNLANIRAIITGGTQIFDPLLILPPQYAGAILVILPMLIFYIFTQRFFVESVERTGIVG